In Atribacterota bacterium, the DNA window CCTGGATGGAAACATCAAATGGTGAAAAAATAGGCATTATTGATGTTCCTGGCCATGAGCATTTTATCCGTAACATGATTACTGGTATAACCTCCGTTGATGCCTTTCTTCTGGTTGTTGATGCCAAAGAAGGCTGGAAACCACAGACTGAAGAGCATTTCCAGATAATCAGATTGTTAGATATTAATTATGGTCTGATAGTAATTACTAAAACCGACCTTGTTTTATCGGAACGGATAAAGGAAGTGGAACAGGAGATACGAGATAGGGTTAACGGTCTAAAACAACTAAAATTTTCAATTCTTTACTTTAGTAGCAAAGATAAAGAAAGTACTACTCGATTGAGAAAACAGATAGAAAGTGTAAGCAAATCCATTCCCCAGAAGAGGGATATAGGCAAACCGCGCTTATTTATTGATCGAGTATTTGAGATAAGAGGGAGTGGTACGGTTGTTACTGGCACTCTACTGGATGGTAATTTATATCTGAATCAGTCAGTCTATCTCTTCCCTTCGTTAAGGGAAATCCGTTTGAGACAAATAGAGAGCTATAATCTTTCGGTAGAAAAAGCGACCATAGGGAGCAGGGTAGCCCTTAACCTTAGCGGAGTAAAAAAAGAGGAGATAAGAAGAGGAGATTTAATTTATGGTAATCAGAAATTACCATTCGGAAATTTCTTTGATGTTATTTTAAACTTGCTCCCTCAAAAAAATCCTGTTCGTTTAAAAAATGGAACTGAGGTAGAATTTATTTCTCATACCAAAATATTGAGAGGAACCATCATCTTTGAGCAAAAGGAATTGCTGCCAGAAGAACAAGCCTATGCCCAAATTCGTTTTAAAGAGCCGCTCTGTCTCATGATTGGCGATTACTTTATTATTCGTCTACCAGGAATAAATGAGACCATTGGCGGGGGGAGAATCCTGGATGCACAGGCTGGCAGGCATAGTTTTCATAATCCACTCTGGCATAAGTGGTTGGAAAATAGAGAAAAATTAGATATTAGCCAACTTATAGTCAGCGAATTGGAGTGGCACCAGAAAATCAAG includes these proteins:
- the selB gene encoding selenocysteine-specific translation elongation factor, which gives rise to MVIFGTAGHIDHGKTSVIYALTGIDADRLPEEKARGMTIDLGFAWMETSNGEKIGIIDVPGHEHFIRNMITGITSVDAFLLVVDAKEGWKPQTEEHFQIIRLLDINYGLIVITKTDLVLSERIKEVEQEIRDRVNGLKQLKFSILYFSSKDKESTTRLRKQIESVSKSIPQKRDIGKPRLFIDRVFEIRGSGTVVTGTLLDGNLYLNQSVYLFPSLREIRLRQIESYNLSVEKATIGSRVALNLSGVKKEEIRRGDLIYGNQKLPFGNFFDVILNLLPQKNPVRLKNGTEVEFISHTKILRGTIIFEQKELLPEEQAYAQIRFKEPLCLMIGDYFIIRLPGINETIGGGRILDAQAGRHSFHNPLWHKWLENREKLDISQLIVSELEWHQKIKKELLLVNSPYSQEAIYQHLEALNKKEILFLIDDWVVAFHFWNNLIHHVISFLEQKHKDYPLKAGFPIIQIRNKFTDIPEDLFLRLLDYLSKDNKIKITKGIISSIKHSISLSAQENKIVDNIVHYIEKDIEHLPVEKELKDAFKKNTELIDYLMEQGEIIKLEDQICITPSVYREMKDKIVDFLRKNKQIAIGQVRDLLHISRKYIVPILTRMDEEGITIRKGNERILRQEE